One Thermoplasma volcanium GSS1 genomic window carries:
- the tmk gene encoding dTMP kinase gives MFIAVEGIDGAGKTTLAKSLSSLLEKEGFRVFLTREPTDDIRNYEGDDVELFIKFTLDRYKHQKEIRKKLNEGFVVISDRYIRSSYAYEMKGAAAALGSEEKAKEWMDCVSNIITIRPDINILVQVDVQVGLDRISKRNGTITHFEQRERLNEALKIYNSFDWDIKVDGTDPLDKITNEVYLYLKNKIGL, from the coding sequence ATGTTCATTGCCGTTGAGGGTATAGATGGAGCTGGCAAAACTACACTGGCAAAAAGTCTTTCTTCACTTCTTGAGAAGGAAGGATTTAGAGTTTTTTTGACCCGAGAACCTACTGATGACATTAGAAATTATGAAGGGGATGATGTAGAACTCTTCATCAAGTTCACACTTGATAGATACAAGCATCAAAAAGAAATAAGAAAAAAGTTGAATGAAGGATTTGTTGTTATAAGCGATAGGTATATTAGATCGTCATATGCATATGAAATGAAAGGGGCCGCAGCCGCTCTAGGTAGCGAAGAAAAAGCAAAAGAATGGATGGATTGTGTTTCAAATATTATAACAATCAGGCCAGATATCAATATACTCGTTCAGGTTGACGTTCAAGTTGGCCTAGACAGGATCTCTAAACGTAATGGCACCATTACCCATTTCGAACAAAGAGAAAGGCTCAATGAAGCACTTAAAATTTACAATAGTTTTGATTGGGATATCAAGGTTGATGGGACGGATCCTTTAGATAAGATAACGAATGAAGTCTATCTATACCTCAAGAATAAGATCGGGCTCTAA
- a CDS encoding PLP-dependent transferase: MAEKRLFNGFNTRAVQSGELRDPRFGNVTTPIFETSTFVFPNSEKDAYIDNTRNLPYIYTRWGNPTVQAFEEKYASLEKAEHALSFSSGMGAITSVILALAERGDKILSVSDLYGQTFYFLNKVLPEYGISVEYISTDRLNSGEFKPSDYDIIYLESITNPTLKVPDIKAVSERSTGKKIIVDATFASPYNQNPLDLGADVVIHSATKYISGHSDVVMGVFSTNDKSIFDKVVVRRKTFGSNPDPIQSYLALRGIKTLGLRMEKHNKNGMELAKYLRTEPRISHVYYPDTEIGKKVLRGFGGMISFELRPELDVHVFMRNLKIPMVAASLGGVESLITLPVETSHSSMTKEERERIGITDNLVRFSIGIEDHVDLIDDIKQALDKASES; this comes from the coding sequence ATGGCAGAAAAGAGGCTCTTTAATGGTTTTAATACCCGGGCGGTACAATCGGGAGAACTGCGAGACCCTAGGTTTGGCAACGTCACTACGCCTATATTTGAGACATCCACTTTTGTCTTTCCTAATTCAGAAAAAGATGCCTATATCGATAACACGAGAAATTTGCCATACATATATACGAGGTGGGGAAACCCAACAGTCCAAGCGTTTGAAGAAAAATATGCTTCGCTAGAAAAGGCCGAACATGCACTCTCATTCTCATCCGGTATGGGTGCTATAACATCGGTAATCCTTGCTTTAGCAGAAAGGGGAGACAAGATATTGTCTGTTTCTGATCTTTATGGACAGACATTCTACTTTCTTAACAAAGTTCTCCCAGAGTACGGCATATCCGTTGAATACATAAGCACAGATAGGCTAAATTCAGGGGAATTCAAGCCCTCGGATTACGATATCATTTATCTCGAATCCATAACTAACCCCACATTAAAAGTTCCAGACATAAAAGCGGTTTCTGAAAGGTCTACCGGAAAAAAAATAATAGTCGATGCTACATTTGCATCTCCATACAACCAGAACCCTCTGGACCTTGGTGCGGATGTAGTTATACACAGTGCAACCAAGTACATATCAGGACACAGTGACGTAGTAATGGGCGTATTTTCTACAAACGATAAATCTATATTCGATAAGGTTGTTGTAAGGAGAAAGACTTTTGGATCAAACCCGGATCCGATACAGTCTTATCTGGCGCTTAGAGGAATAAAAACTCTCGGCCTAAGGATGGAGAAACACAACAAAAACGGTATGGAACTAGCGAAATACCTTAGAACAGAACCCAGGATAAGCCACGTCTACTATCCTGACACTGAAATTGGCAAAAAAGTCCTAAGGGGATTCGGAGGCATGATATCTTTTGAACTAAGGCCAGAACTAGATGTTCACGTATTCATGAGGAACCTTAAGATACCCATGGTTGCTGCAAGCCTAGGTGGTGTGGAGAGCCTCATTACTCTTCCTGTTGAAACTTCACACTCGTCCATGACTAAAGAAGAGAGGGAGAGGATAGGCATAACAGACAACCTAGTCCGATTCTCAATAGGCATAGAAGACCATGTAGACTTGATCGATGATATAAAACAAGCTTTGGATAAGGCTTCAGAGTCTTGA
- the purN gene encoding phosphoribosylglycinamide formyltransferase, which produces MTKICVMVSGNGTTLQAIIDAVKNKKIDVEISKVIADRECLAIKRAEDNNIPYRILKRGEYFQRDLKEEMRSSKCDFFVLAGFLSIIGKEITDEFRYRIINTHPSLLPCFGGHGFYGRKVHEAVIKSGMKYSGCTVHFVTDEVDGGPIILQRCVSVEDVDDAQSLEEKIHGIEHSAIVEAISLLSNGHYKIEGKRVILNM; this is translated from the coding sequence ATGACCAAGATATGCGTGATGGTGTCTGGAAATGGGACGACCCTCCAGGCAATTATAGATGCTGTTAAAAATAAGAAGATAGATGTTGAGATATCAAAAGTAATAGCTGATAGAGAGTGCTTGGCTATAAAGAGGGCAGAGGACAATAACATACCCTATAGAATACTAAAACGCGGCGAATATTTCCAGAGGGACTTAAAGGAAGAGATGAGATCGTCGAAATGCGATTTTTTTGTTTTGGCCGGCTTTCTAAGCATTATAGGTAAAGAGATCACCGACGAGTTCAGATACAGGATAATAAATACGCATCCTTCACTCCTGCCGTGCTTCGGGGGCCACGGATTTTATGGCCGTAAGGTACACGAAGCAGTTATAAAGAGCGGGATGAAATATTCTGGATGCACGGTTCACTTCGTTACGGATGAAGTTGACGGTGGCCCGATAATCCTGCAGCGCTGTGTCTCAGTCGAAGACGTAGATGATGCCCAGAGTCTTGAAGAAAAAATACACGGTATAGAACACTCTGCGATCGTAGAGGCTATCTCTCTGCTTTCAAACGGACATTACAAAATTGAAGGTAAAAGAGTGATCTTAAATATGTAG
- the deoC gene encoding deoxyribose-phosphate aldolase yields the protein MKYSLKTVMSLVDHSGLKPYLREDEIARLIGEASEMGNYSVCIEPIYGNFAVEYIKEKGYSLKVDVTLDFPFGSLPTSARKKIIEDSVYADEIDMVIPIGYVKSHRWDKVEQDINDVVSTARDLGLVSKIITEDGYLTLDEKLKTYDIVIRSAPDFIKTSTGFADKEFCKSLGNETGATPENVKLMSEIAKKIGSNIGIKAAGGIHTYDQVEKIIDSAGMIPEPSNIRLGMSGTKKLYEEMKKASVQQS from the coding sequence ATGAAATATAGTCTTAAAACTGTAATGTCTCTCGTAGATCATAGCGGCCTAAAGCCTTACCTACGTGAAGATGAAATAGCCAGGTTGATCGGAGAAGCCAGTGAAATGGGCAATTATTCGGTATGCATAGAACCAATCTATGGAAACTTTGCCGTAGAATACATCAAGGAAAAGGGCTATTCCTTGAAAGTAGACGTAACTTTAGATTTTCCATTCGGATCCCTGCCAACTTCTGCCAGGAAAAAAATTATCGAAGATTCAGTATACGCCGATGAAATAGACATGGTCATCCCAATAGGATACGTCAAATCTCACCGCTGGGATAAAGTGGAACAAGATATCAATGATGTGGTTTCTACGGCAAGAGATCTTGGCCTGGTATCTAAGATTATCACAGAAGACGGATATTTAACCTTGGATGAGAAGTTAAAGACCTACGACATAGTTATCAGATCTGCACCGGACTTTATTAAAACTAGTACCGGCTTTGCTGACAAAGAATTCTGCAAATCCTTAGGGAATGAAACCGGTGCAACTCCTGAGAATGTAAAATTAATGTCAGAAATTGCTAAAAAGATCGGATCAAACATCGGGATCAAAGCGGCAGGGGGGATACATACCTACGACCAGGTAGAGAAGATAATAGATTCAGCTGGTATGATACCTGAGCCATCAAATATAAGGCTTGGAATGAGCGGGACAAAAAAGCTGTACGAGGAGATGAAAAAAGCTTCCGTACAGCAAAGCTGA
- a CDS encoding glyoxalase/bleomycin resistance/dioxygenase family protein, which yields MKVTGIGWLGYEVRTGESDYLKAVDLFKSFFGIEPSEFDRESALFVLPNGDEFEVKNGASGSDNACNREVAGFLVDDIPSGIKRLNNIGVSDIDSLECGSDGSCWQHFRLPDGTEFELKSYSRVKQ from the coding sequence ATGAAAGTAACTGGAATCGGATGGCTGGGATATGAAGTAAGAACTGGCGAGAGTGATTATTTGAAAGCCGTGGATCTGTTCAAGAGCTTCTTTGGAATAGAACCCTCAGAGTTTGATAGAGAAAGCGCCCTTTTTGTCCTTCCCAACGGCGACGAATTCGAAGTGAAGAATGGAGCCAGCGGATCAGATAATGCCTGCAATAGGGAAGTGGCAGGTTTCCTTGTAGACGATATTCCGTCAGGAATAAAAAGGCTAAACAATATTGGCGTTAGCGACATAGACAGCTTAGAATGTGGTTCCGACGGATCATGCTGGCAACACTTCAGGCTGCCTGACGGGACAGAGTTCGAACTCAAAAGTTATTCCCGAGTTAAGCAATAG
- a CDS encoding CDGSH iron-sulfur domain-containing protein, which produces MARLVLHTRDHPYVVKVGDREVHICGCGLSSHKPYCDGTHKITTDEGEKIYIYDADKKREEFHSFYDND; this is translated from the coding sequence ATGGCAAGACTTGTTCTACACACAAGGGATCATCCATACGTAGTCAAAGTGGGTGATAGGGAGGTGCACATCTGTGGATGCGGGCTTTCATCTCATAAGCCCTATTGCGACGGAACTCACAAGATAACCACAGACGAAGGCGAAAAGATTTACATCTATGATGCTGATAAGAAGAGAGAAGAGTTCCATTCCTTCTACGACAACGACTGA